The following coding sequences are from one Lolium rigidum isolate FL_2022 chromosome 6, APGP_CSIRO_Lrig_0.1, whole genome shotgun sequence window:
- the LOC124666521 gene encoding aquaporin TIP4-4-like: protein MAKFTLGHHREVTEAGCVRAVLAEAVLTFLFVFSGVGSAMAAGRLSGGTDTIMGLTAVALAHTMAVAVMVSAGLHVSGGHINPAVTLGLAAGGHITLFRSALYVPAQLLGSSLACLLLSFLTGGGAALPVHALAAGVGAAQGVLWEAVLTFSLLFTVYATVVDPRRSVGNLGPLLVGLVVGANVLAGGPFSGASMNPARSFGPALASGVWAGHWVYWVGPMIGGLLAGLVYEGLFMVRAGHLPLPRDDAGF from the exons ATGGCGAAGTTCACTCTCGGGCACCACCGCGAGGTCACCGAGGCCGGCTGCGTCCGCGCCGTGCTCGCCGAGGCCGTCCTCAccttcctcttcgtcttctccggcgtcggctccgccatggccgccg GTAGGTTGTCCGGCGGTACCGACACGATCATGGGCCTGACGGCGGTGGCACTGGCGCACACGATGGCGGTGGCAGTGATGGTGTCGGCGGGGCTCCACGTCTCCGGCGGCCACATCAACCCGGCAGTCACGCTCGGGCTCGCCGCGGGCGGCCACATCACCCTCTTCCGCTCCGCGCTCTACGTGCCCGCGCAGCTGCTCGGTTCCTCCCTCGCCtgcctgctcctctccttcctcaccggcggcggggcggcgctgCCCGTGCACGCGCTGGCCGCCGGGGTGGGCGCGGCGCAGGGGGTGCTCTGGGAGGCCGTGCTCACCTTCTCGCTGCTCTTCACGGTGTACGCCACCGTCGTGGACCCGCGCCGGAGTGTGGGCAACCTCGGCCCGCTGCTGGTGGGCCTGGTCGTCGGCGCCAACGTGCTCGCCGGCGGGCCGTTCTCCGGCGCGTCCATGAACCCGGCACGCTCCTTTGGGCCCGCGCTCGCCTCCGGGGTGTGGGCTGGGCACTGGGTGTACTGGGTTGGCCCCATGATCGGTGGGCTGCTCGCTGGGCTGGTCTACGAGGGGTTGTTCATGGTCCGGGCCGGCCATCTACCGCTTCCAAGGGATGACGCTGGGTTTTAA
- the LOC124663892 gene encoding activating signal cointegrator 1 complex subunit 1-like produces the protein MFVHSSLARYYYCYSEIQFGLHNFSFFPFRIETRGSPILAGGDPAPRDPQIYLPRVPNVPPSPFSNLPRFSRFCRRPLCAAASPLRYLQGSAVQNSLPSFAMEQPQGASGNASKHRKTNSPVQRWRPVSTQASPRKADLDELSNSGRKQVVETLITDSEILASDKATNVVIGVTTNNASSSENNSALDSSATKVVTEDTMEVTGEKYSCSIEVDVPLKRFLKGKGGCMQKQIEQENGVKIIFPSSKEETLVVLEGKDAESIRNASERIAKVLGEAVKSPMLDYSHFISLPLAIHPDLVEKLNNFQSSILGLSAANVDSDKDESLGEDSTDENDEAESQGVLTKRRVEEEKSVDNKGSQAEFSIDKSIFIKPKTFHLTVLMLKLWNKDRIAKASDVLQSLSSQVNEALENRPISIQLRGLTCMKGSPARARVVYAPVLEVGGEGRLVRACKVITDAFVKSGLVLERDARQELRLHATIMNVRHMKSKKRNRRNDSFDARSIFRQYGQQDWGEYAVPAFHLSQRFKFDESGYYHCCCSIPLPEAKTSQTE, from the exons ATGTTCGTGCACAGCTCTCTCGCGAGGTACTACTACTGCTACTCAGAAATACAGTTCGGACTTCACAACTTTTCTTTCTTTCCTTTCCGAATCGAAACACGGGGGAGCCCaatcctcgccggcggcgaccccGCTCCGCGAGACCCCCAGATTTACCTCCCTCGTGTCCCTAACGTTCCGCCGTCCCCCTTTTCCAATCTTCCTAGGTTTAGCCGGTTCTGCCGAAGGCCcctgtgcgccgccgcctccccgctcCGCTACCTGCAG GGATCAGCTGTTCAAAACAGTTTGCCCTCGTTTGCGATGGAACAGCCACAAGGAGCTTCAGGCAATGCTTCTAAACACAGGAAGACAAATTCACCTGTGCAGAGATGGAGGCCAGTCTCAACACAAGCATCTCCCCGAAAAG CTGACCTTGATGAATTATCCAATTCTGGAAGGAAGCAAGTGGTAGAGACTTTGATCACTGATAGTGAAATTTTGGCCTCGGATAAAGCAACTAATGTTGTTATTGGAGTGACCACCAATAATGCTTCATCGTCAGAAAATAATTCTGCTCTTGATTCCAGTGCAACCAAAGTAGTTACGGAAGACACTATGGAGGTAACTGGAGAGAAATATTCCTGTTCTATCGAG GTAGATGTTCCTCTGAAGCGTTTTCTGAAAGGAAAGGG TGGATGTATGCAGAAGCAGATTGAACAAGAGAATGGAGTCAAAATTATCTTTCCATCTTCAAAGGAGGAAACTCTTGTTG TCCTTGAAGGCAAAGACGCTGAAAGTATTAGAAATGCATCAGAGAGAATTGCCAAAGTTCTTGGAGAG GCTGTAAAAAGTCCAATGCTTGATTACTCTCATTTCATATCGCTTCCGTTGGCAATCCACCCGGATCTTGTCGAGAAACTGAACAACTTCCAGAGCTCGATCCTCGGGCTGTCGGCAGCTAATGTAGATAGTGATAAGGATGAAAGCCTAGGTGAAGATTCTACTGACGAAAATGATGAAGCAGAAAGCCAGGGTGTCTTGACCAAGCGCCGAGTCGAAGAAGAGAAGTCTGTGGATAATAAAGGCTCACAAGCAG AGTTCAGCATTGACAAGTCAATATTCATTAAGCCCAAAACGTTTCACCTAACGGTTCTTATGTTGAAGTTGTGGAACAAGGATCGTATAGCTAAGGCTTCTGATGTGCTCCAG TCACTATCTTCCCAGGTAAATGAAGCTTTGGAAAACCGACCTATCTCTATACAACTTAGGGGTCTG ACATGCATGAAAGGCTCGCCAGCCAGGGCCCGGGTGGTATATGCTCCAGTACTTGAAGTTGGTGGAGAAGGACGCCTTGTCCGTGCCTGCA AAGTAATAACTGATGCCTTTGTCAAGTCAGGCTTAGTTCTTGAAAGGGACGCAAGACAAGAATTGAGG TTACACGCAACCATAATGAATGTGCGCCACATGAAGAG CAAGAAGCGGAACCGAAGAAATGATTCGTTCGATGCGCGGAGTATATTCAGGCAGTACGGGCAACAGGATTGGGGCGAGTATGCAGTTCCGGCATTCCACCTTTCGCAGAGGTTCAAGTTCGACGAGAGTGGATACTACCATTGCTGTTGCTCGATTCCCTTGCCCGAGGCCAAGACGTCTCAAACGGAGTGA